One region of Salinibacterium sp. TMP30 genomic DNA includes:
- a CDS encoding PTS sugar transporter subunit IIA, translating to MGDEIQLRIVITRTDVDLAELSTDLILTTIDLHSFADNGVLIQPLLTETDIDSIRKVIGRVRRQRHRRALTNELLWFFAPALFLRNFTAPSEEGMIAALRDRMIEAGAIERERMSSTAFTDTLAVPHTMTMNYHRTAICIVVNETPMRWGENRVNVIALIAFSAAGRTTFHAVFDQFVGVFSGRDHVQQPVRKAVDFPTFIDELVRGIEN from the coding sequence TTGGGCGACGAGATACAACTCCGTATCGTGATCACGCGCACCGATGTTGATCTCGCTGAGCTTTCGACCGACCTGATACTCACTACTATCGATCTGCATTCCTTCGCTGACAACGGGGTGCTCATTCAGCCGCTCCTTACGGAAACAGACATTGACAGCATTCGAAAGGTCATCGGCAGAGTACGCAGGCAACGCCACCGCCGTGCGCTCACTAACGAGCTACTATGGTTCTTTGCCCCTGCTCTTTTCCTTCGCAACTTCACAGCCCCGAGCGAAGAAGGAATGATCGCTGCGCTTAGAGACCGGATGATTGAAGCTGGCGCTATCGAGCGAGAGCGGATGTCGTCGACAGCATTTACCGACACGCTAGCCGTGCCGCACACGATGACGATGAATTACCACCGCACCGCGATCTGCATTGTCGTTAATGAGACGCCAATGCGATGGGGTGAGAACCGGGTCAACGTCATCGCACTCATCGCTTTCAGCGCGGCAGGAAGAACTACGTTTCACGCAGTCTTCGACCAGTTTGTTGGCGTTTTTTCTGGCCGCGACCACGTGCAGCAACCTGTACGAAAAGCGGTCGACTTCCCGACTTTCATCGACGAACTAGTGCGCGGAATCGAAAATTAG
- a CDS encoding adenylate kinase, translating to MTRLLLIGPPGAGKGTQAVRLAEIYGIAAISTGDIFRSNVKNGTELGTKAKAFMDAGDNVPDSLTNALIRDRLEEDDAQDGFLLDGYPRTTDQVRELDAFLAGHGAALDAVVELVADPEVVVARLRKRALEQERSDDTEAVVRHRLEVYSQQTAPLINVYASRDVLVTIDAIGEIDAVTARITEALVERDIVAADARSR from the coding sequence TTGACTCGACTCCTACTTATTGGCCCACCCGGCGCAGGCAAGGGCACTCAAGCAGTGCGCCTTGCAGAAATCTACGGAATCGCCGCGATCTCGACTGGTGACATTTTTCGCAGCAATGTGAAGAACGGCACCGAATTGGGAACGAAGGCGAAAGCATTTATGGATGCCGGCGACAACGTTCCAGATTCTTTGACGAACGCACTCATCCGCGACCGTCTCGAAGAAGACGATGCGCAAGACGGTTTTCTGCTTGATGGGTACCCGCGCACGACAGACCAGGTGCGCGAGCTCGATGCGTTCCTCGCGGGCCATGGTGCGGCCTTAGACGCTGTTGTTGAACTTGTGGCAGATCCCGAGGTCGTCGTTGCCCGCCTACGGAAGCGGGCGCTTGAGCAGGAGCGCAGCGATGACACCGAGGCGGTCGTTCGTCACCGTCTTGAGGTTTACAGTCAGCAGACTGCTCCGCTCATCAACGTCTATGCCTCCCGCGACGTGTTGGTCACGATCGATGCGATTGGCGAGATCGATGCTGTGACCGCTCGCATCACCGAGGCTCTTGTTGAGCGCGACATTGTTGCGGCTGACGCTAGATCTCGCTAA